A genomic window from Yarrowia lipolytica chromosome 1D, complete sequence includes:
- a CDS encoding uncharacterized protein (Compare to YALI0D08954g, weakly similar to uniprot|Q03790 Saccharomyces cerevisiae YMR153w NUP53 component of the karyopherin docking complex of the nuclear pore, similar to Saccharomyces cerevisiae ASM4 (YDL088C) and NUP53 (YMR153W); ancestral locus Anc_2.369), with protein MFGQAAKRQFNGFDSQSSSTGGFGTSSTSGGFGASTGGPFGTSSTTQTQAQPSFGQQSTFGTSTINGNTSFGSLGNASLNQSQSSFFNSDVLSTPTSANNNGGAPSYSLSHSQSAYDLRGASNGNSYGAGNQQMREHSAPLTPGFRSSRGAPSWTSNDRRFVPSHLSAIKQKSSFYAGDRTPERSASFTRRASTSPTMKSSLAKAGESPPSGVGGSSFGTPKPSGTKKQTHTITEEELPPTQSIYDSRGSPFSAARRGNSAGSGMRRSETFSSNPTAARKTLRATASFNHANTPRKLAMGSDGNLSVVVYGFPQHLTPSIVSHFNNFGEIMENVEPSDASFGLSTTPVKRPPPGNRPPVFAGRNWIKITYDNKASVIRALAEDGTQFAGQYVIGCKPYTPSQMRDFDAISASMLDSHDASMMDSDYQDSPIKSKFPQTQQQNTSLYPNPSASASVSSSERSLPRTTSLPALNGAKRLEIRDGTNTVFKQPSSKTITNPKVKKTGLAEKTGWLSWTAKRAEELIFGYEV; from the coding sequence ATGTTTGGACAAGCCGCCAAGCGTCAGTTTAATGGGTTCGACTCGCAGTCGTCGTCCACCGGCGGATTCGGCACCTCGTCGACGTCTGGAGGCTTCGGAGCGTCCACTGGAGGCCCCTTTGGCACCTCTTCTACGACCCAGACCCAGGCCCAGCCCTCGTTTGGCCAACAGTCGACCTTTGGCACGTCCACCATTAACGGTAACACGTCGTTTGGTTCCCTGGGCAATGCGTCGCTCAACCAGTCCCagtcctccttcttcaacagCGACGTTCTGTCCACTCCAACTTccgccaacaacaacggagGGGCCCCCTCGTACAGCCTGTCGCACTCGCAATCGGCCTACGATCTACGAGGAGCATCCAACGGCAACAGCTATGGTGCCGGTAACCAGCAAATGAGAGAACACAGTGCCCCGCTGACTCCAGGCTTCCGATCGTCTCGAGGTGCTCCTTCCTGGACCTCCAACGACCGACGATTCGTGCCCTCCCATCTCTCGGCCATCAAGCAGAAGTCATCCTTTTACGCCGGCGATCGTACCCCCGAACGATCTGCCAGCTTCACTAGAAGAGCGTCTACTTCCCCTACAATGAAGTCGTCGCTTGCCAAGGCAGGAGAATCCCCTCCTTCGGGCGTCGGAGGCTCGTCCTTCGGCACCCCCAAGCCCTCCGGAACCAAGAAACAGACTCATACcatcaccgaggaggagctacCACCCACACAGTCCATCTACGACTCGCGAGGATCGCCCTTTAGTGCTGCTCGACGAGGTAACTCGGCTGGATCGGGGATGCGTCGTTCGGAGACTTTCAGCAGTAACCCAACAGCCGCTCGAAAGACTCTGCGAGCCACTGCCTCCTTTAACCATGCTAACACCCCCCGGAAACTGGCGATGGGCAGCGATGGCAACCTGTCCGTCGTTGTCTACGGGTTCCCCCAGCATCTCACGCCGTCCATCGTGTCGCACTTTAACAACTTTGGCGAGATCATGGAGAACGTAGAGCCCAGCGACGCCTCGTTCGGTCTGTCTACCACCCCAGTCAAGCGGCCTCCTCCCGGAAACAGACCTCCTGTTTTTGCTGGCCGAAATTGGATCAAAATCACCTATGACAACAAGGCGTCTGTGATCCGAGCGCTGGCCGAAGACGGCACCCAGTTTGCCGGCCAGTACGTAATTGGCTGCAAGCCGTACACGCCATCGCAGATGCGCGACTTTGACGCCATTTCGGCCTCTATGTTGGACTCGCACGACGCCAGCATGATGGACTCAGACTACCAAGACTCGCCCATCAAGTCCAAGTTCCCCCagactcagcagcagaacaCTAGCCTCTACCCCAACCCTTCAGCATCTGCatctgtttcttcttcggAGCGAAGTCTGCCTCGGACCACATCGCTGCCTGCTCTCAACGGCGCCAAGCGGCTGGAGATTCGAGACGGAACCAACACCGTGTTCAAGCagccctcctccaagaccatcaccaacccCAAAGTCAAGAAAACGGGTCTCGCTGAGAAGACGGGCTGGTTGTCCTGGACCGCCAAGCGGGCCGAAGAGCTCATTTTCGGATACGAGGTTTAA
- a CDS encoding uncharacterized protein (Compare to YALI0D08976g, similar to Saccharomyces cerevisiae RPN6 (YDL097C); ancestral locus Anc_2.361, similar to uniprot|Q12377 Saccharomyces cerevisiae YDL097c RPN6 subunit of the regulatory particle of the proteasome), whose protein sequence is MYRHHIRHLVQTHLTLSNDTMTLEETLASAKTAGDKGNLVEAEKLYREILDQKAGTNEKSIQIQESALINLGTLYASNNKPQDLADLIHTSLTVMSGFAKSKTAKIIRNLIDLFAKVPSDCIDLQIATTQKCIEWAVSEKRNFLRQSLQTRLVSLFLEKKTYYDALNLINTLLKELKKLDDKMVLVEVQLLEAKAYHALRNIPKSRASLTSARTSANAVYCPPLTQAALDTMSGILQADDKDYKTAFSYFYEAFEGYVGQENPKAGTVLKYMLLCKIMLNLADDVETILNNKSAQAYQGRDVDVMKAVAVAYANRSLKEFEHVLELYKEEVQADPVIRVHFNDLYDSLLEQNLLKVIEPFSCVEINHIAEIIGLDTRQVEGKLSQMILDKGIKGVLDQGNGWLFIYDEPQTDKTYDSALETVKHMSTVVDLLYEKASSLN, encoded by the coding sequence ATGTACCGCCACCACATACGACATCTGGTCCAGACACATCTCACACTCTCAAACGACACAATGACTCTAGAAGAAACGCTGGCAAGCGCCAAGACCGCCGGAGACAAGGGCAACCTcgtggaggccgagaaATTGTACCGGGAGATTCTCGATCAGAAGGCTGGAACCAACGAGAAATCGATCCAGATCCAAGAGTCGGCTCTCATCAATCTCGGCACTCTCTacgcctccaacaacaagccCCAGGACCTCGCAGACCTCATCCATACTAGTCTGACGGTAATGAGCGGCTTTGCCAAGTCCAAAACCGCCAAAATCATCAGAAACCTCATTGATCTTTTCGCCAAAGTGCCGTCTGACTGTATCGACCTGCAGATTGCCACCACACAAAAATGTATCGAATGGGCCGTTTCGGAGAAACGAAACTTTCTGCGACAAAGCCTGCAGACCCGGCTGGTGTCGCTGttcctggagaagaagacgtaCTACGATGCGCTCAACCTCATCAATAccctgctcaaggagctcaagaagctcgatgACAAGATGGTGCTTGTGGAGGTGCAATTgctggaggccaaggcGTACCACGCTCTCAGAAACATCCCCAAGAGCCGAGCCTCTCTCACCTCTGCACGAACCTCCGCCAACGCCGTCTACTGCCCTCCTCTCACCCAGGCTGCTCTAGACACCATGTCTGGTATCCTGCAGGCAGACGACAAGGACTATAAGACAGCATTCAGTTATTTCTACGAGGCATTCGAGGGCTACGTGGGCCAGGAAAACCCCAAGGCTGGCACTGTACTCAAGTACATGCTACTGTGCAAGATCATGTTGAACCTGGCCGATGACGTGGAGACCATTCTCAACAATAAATCCGCACAGGCGTACCAGGGTCGAGACGTGGACGTTATGAAGGCGGTGGCAGTGGCCTATGCCAACCGATcgctcaaggagtttgagcaCGTGCTGGAACTatacaaggaggaggtccaGGCCGACCCCGTCATCAGAGTGCACTTCAACGACCTGTACGactcgctgctggagcagaaTCTGCTCAAGGTGATTGAGCCCTTCAGCTGTGTCGAAATCAACCACATTGCTGAGATCATTGGCCTCGACACCCGACAGGTGGAGGGCAAGCTGTCTCAGATGATTTTGGATAAGGGCATCAAGGGAGTGTTGGACCAGGGCAACGGCTGGCTATTCATCTATGATGAGCCTCAGACAGATAAGACTTACGATTCGGCTCTGGAGACCGTCAAACACATGTCCACCGTGGTCGATTTGCTGTACGAGAAggcctcttctctcaactAA
- a CDS encoding uncharacterized protein (Compare to YALI0D08998g, similar to Saccharomyces cerevisiae NUP84 (YDL116W); ancestral locus Anc_2.320, weakly similar to uniprot|P52891 Saccharomyces cerevisiae YDL116w NUP84 nuclear pore protein), whose amino-acid sequence MEDEYQLFASALEALMDNPLELIDRFMDISRDLAAQTAQETEEAMDSENFSNWELEARFWQLTATLSEARERFAETHNDDKMDVEGDSTTTDVFPFSSDASVLQQYKQTHLRVMETFLVNRWLQDNLTPSDHENIEIWGSKWMHTKSDIASKKRLGGGSVGNTSTLVSEMDADAPLRQKKPIAGEDAGYDSKLFRAIFDLIRRRQIKEASQLAEKTGNLSLKMAIGGLAAMEDTDVDPLDDAKAVGTTRTALWRRMCLSVAASPIGDYEKAVYGFLGGDVGTVLEVSDSWETQLLAYTNNMCSDQFEQALNDAHRVSSKTKALIPLVCPGHVSSMQDALELLAESSNIDVKRQAMNPIRTFVGAVINNTIETIASTSSDALRVAASTGQPNAVSESSIILRVLVHLLLALRHGYGGQKELDISHYNIISAYVERLAGEGHMELVPLYVSFLDSEDVTDQYSYYLANISDPSEREQQIHLANQYGVDIKACVKAAVARVFDESMSQYVIPDIIAVKFDNQVEDTDVRLYRAVEWFEDVKMWSETIDASVKLLRRFLLCGKVGAAREAGMRLNVPMLMQQYQADTLGADGNELDELVARELEQLYDLILFLDAVHSWEELMNSPRTHENNTQIAHKVTEIARQSDKLIHDWLIELLQQYTENQEIRPQDYTHLSHLRQIYIPYVILQLLSVYVRSRHIDPRFVTDAIELSVLVADDQQQIYRDFVDSGRLEEFLQCIFQASALMN is encoded by the coding sequence ATGGAAGACGAGTATCAGCTGTTTGCGTCGGCCCTGGAGGCGCTGATGGACAATCCTCTGGAGCTGATTGACCGATTCATGGACATTTCGCGAGATTTGGCTGCCCAAACGGCCCAGGAAACAGAAGAAGCTATGGACTCGGAGAACTTCAGCAACTGGGAACTGGAGGCCCGGTTCTGGCAGCTGACTGCGACCCTCTCTGAGGCCCGAGAGCGGTTTGCCGAGACTCacaacgacgacaagaTGGACGTGGAGGGAGACAGTACCACTACCGATGTATTCCCCTTCTCTTCAGACGCCAGTGTGCTTCAACAGTACAAACAGACCCATCTTCGTGTGATGGAGACGTTTCTGGTCAACCGGTGGCTGCAAGACAACCTGACGCCGTCGGACCACGAGAATATTGAGATCTGGGGCTCCAAGTGGATGCACACCAAGAGCGACATTGCTTCCAAAAAACGACTTGGGGGAGGATCTGTGGGCAACACCAGCACCCTGGTTTCGGAGATGGACGCCGATGCCCCCCTTCGACAAAAGAAACCAATTGCAGGAGAAGACGCCGGATACGACAGCAAGCTCTTCCGGGCCATTTTTGATCTCATCCGAAGACGacagatcaaggaggccagTCAACTGGCTGAGAAGACCGGAAACTTGTCGCTCAAGATGGCCATTGGCGGACTTGCAGCCATGGAGGACACTGATGTCGATCCTCTGGACGACGCCAAGGCTGTGGGAACCACACGAACCGCATTATGGCGACGAATGTGTCTCAGTGTAGCTGCGTCGCCTATCGGAGACTACGAGAAGGCCGTGTACGGCTTCCTGGGAGGAGATGTAGGCACGGTTCTGGAGGTCAGCGACAGCTGGGAGACACAACTGCTGGCGTACACTAACAACATGTGCAGCGATCAATTTGAGCAGGCCTTGAATGATGCTCACCGAGTGTCTTCTAAGACTAAGGCTCTGATCCCACTCGTGTGTCCTGGTCACGTGTCTTCCATGCAGGACGCTCTGGAACTGCTGGCCGAGTCTTCTAACATTGACGTCAAGAGACAGGCCATGAACCCCATCCGAACCTTTGTGGGAGCGGtcatcaacaacacaaTTGAGACCATTGCGTCCACCTCCTCTGACGCATTAAGAGTTGCTGCTAGCACGGGCCAGCCCAATGCTGTTTCCGAGTCTTCCATCATTCTACGTGTTCTTGTGCATCTTCTACTTGCTCTTCGCCATGGATATGGAGGCCAGAAAGAACTGGATATCAGCCATTACAACATCATCTCTGCCTACGTTGAACGGCTGGCTGGAGAGGGACACATGGAATTGGTTCCTCTCTATGTTTCTTTCCTAGACTCGGAAGATGTCACTGACCAATACTCTTACTACCTGGCCAACATCTCCGACCCCTCTGAACGAGAGCAGCAGATACACCTGGCTAACCAATACGGAGTTGACATCAAGGCATGTGTcaaggctgctgttgcGCGTGTCTTTGATGAAAGCATGTCCCAGTACGTCATTCCTGACATCATTGCTGTGAAGTTCGACAACCAGGTCGAAGACACCGATGTGCGCCTCTACCGGGCTGTGGAGTGGTTTGAAGACGTCAAAATGTGGTCTGAGACCATCGATGCCTCTGTCAAGCTTCTCAGACGGTTCTTGCTTTGTGGAAAGGTCGGAGCTGCCCGAGAAGCTGGTATGCGTCTCAATGTGCCCATGCTGATGCAGCAATACCAGGCAGACACTCTGGGAGCCGATGGTAACGAGCTCGACGAGCTTGTCGCTCGGGAACTCGAGCAGCTCTACGATCTCATTCTCTTCCTGGACGCCGTGCACAGCTGGGAAGAGCTCATGAACTCCCCCAGAACCCATGAGAATAACACCCAGATTGCCCATAAGGTAACCGAGATTGCACGGCAGTCCGACAAGCTGATCCACGATTGGCTCATTGAACTCCTGCAACAATACACAGAGAACCAAGAGATCAGGCCACAGGACTACACCCACCTGTCTCATCTCAGACAGATCTACATCCCCTATGTCATTCTTCAGCTACTGTCTGTCTATGTCAGATCGCGGCACATTGACCCTCGATTTGTTACCGACGCCATCGAACTGTCTGTTCTTGTTGCCGACGACCAGCAACAAATCTACCGGGACTTTGTCGACTCCGGACGGCTGGAAGAGTTCCTCCAGTGCATTTTCCAGGCTTCTGCTCTGATGAATTAG
- a CDS encoding uncharacterized protein (Compare to YALI0D09020g, no similarity) codes for MPHLIYHHMGRVTLCSTHLKPLKKTQDKTKCFLPQDTLMYKTIAQEKIPKNKSKSSMSSPAPSSPQPPATVDWNVSVPENPALSARHKTSGQIFLQNWLQTQAEVDTPQRCNEHLPWNNELTPGDPPRPIRRLSFPSLTPPGVSFSVGSSVPSTSSNSIEIARRNLSSQIPGDFEGDLSGELNDDGQVTDFNDFSCVAQALKDKTFSGLSSFDSRDRYFDESEPLNFGNLPFLSATHALLDKSLKGRVNRDSSNGRIPSIDNENSILDEFSDACSNEDSLYESPDENRSFGAYSCDSDGPTPVTTFPRDTHPETSSGVHSMTDMALEMLSIIASLDTITINKLHRLFSIAGQGDMTVAVERLQKHLRPRNDLPSLFAGNTQSVYSQPVETAMVTEVTPLLSTAIPSDTPKDDSKYSTWQRVKRRVSHSFKI; via the coding sequence ATGCCCCATCTGATCTATCACCACATGGGGCGAGTCACTCTATGTTCAACCCACCTTAAACCACttaaaaaaacacaagatAAAACAAAGTGTTTTCTTCCTCAGGATACCTTGATGTACAAAACTATTGCGCAAGAAAAGATaccaaaaaacaaaagcAAGTCTTCCATGAGCTCCCCAGCGCCCAGCAGCCCCCAGCCTCCCGCCACGGTGGACTGGAACGTGTCTGTCCCCGAAAACCCAGCTCTTTCTGCTAGACACAAAACATCGGGCCAGATTTTTCTTCAAAACTGGCTCCAGACCCAAGCTGAAGTGGATACCCCTCAACGATGCAACGAGCACCTACCCTGGAACAATGAGCTCACTCCCGGCGACCCTCCGCGGCCCATCCGACGTCTGAGCTTTCCTAGCCTCACTCCTCCTGGCGTATCATTCTCGGTGGGCTCGTCGGTGCCCTCCACTTCGAGCAACTCGATCGAGATTGCGCGTCGCAACCTCTCGAGCCAGATCCCTGGCGACTTTGAGGGCGATCTGTCAGGTGAGCTGAATGATGACGGACAAGTTACCGACTTCAACGACTTCTCCTGCGTTGCTCAAGCGCTCAAAGACAAAACCTTTTCGGGTCTCAGCAGCTTCGACAGCAGAGACAGGTACTTTGACGAGTCCGAACCGCTCAACTTTGGCAACCTGCCATTTCTCTCAGCGACCCACGCTCTGCTTGACAAGAGTTTGAAGGGGAGAGTGAACCGTGATAGCTCAAATGGCCGAATTCCATCTATCGACAACGAGAATTCCATTCTAGACGAATTCAGCGACGCATGCAGTAACGAAGACTCGTTATACGAGAGTCCTGACGAGAACCGCAGTTTTGGAGCTTACAGTTGTGATTCCGATGGACCCACTCCCGTCACTACATTCCCCAGAGATACCCACCCGGAGACCAGTTCTGGAGTCCACAGCATGACGGACATGGCTCTCGAGATGTTGAGCATTATCGCTAGTCTGGATACCATCACCATTAACAAGCTGCATCGTCTGTTCAGTATCGCTGGTCAAGGTGACATGACTGTGGCTGTTGAGCGGCTCCAGAAACATTTGCGGCCACGAAATGATCTGCCATCTCTGTTTGCCGGAAATACGCAGAGTGTGTATTCTCAGCCCGTGGAGACGGCAATGGTGACTGAGGTGACCCCTTTGTTGAGTACCGCCATACCGTCAGATACCCCCAAGGATGATTCCAAGTATTCCACCTGGCAGCGGGTCAAGCGCCGAGTCTCGCATTCTTTTAAAATCTAG
- a CDS encoding uncharacterized protein (Compare to YALI0D09042g, similar to uniprot|P00729 Saccharomyces cerevisiae YMR297w PRC1 carboxypeptidase Y serine-type protease) — protein sequence MKLPSFALVALLVSTVATESNYTTFSNSTSAPGFSIRSKAQDPSALGVDTVKQYTGYLDADDGSKHFFYWFFESRGDPQNDPVVLWLSGGPGCSSLGGLFYENGPSSIDENLKVVRNPHSWNNNANVIYLDQPVGTGFSYSDKGPVDTSKKAAEDLYSFLTLFFQNFPEYNKGQKFHIASESYGGHYAPISALEILSHADKPFRLDSILVGNGIWDPLHQAAGFQPMACGKGGVPPVLNSTECQQMDTNYHEMIDEIQTCYDSKSVSDCTDAQGDFNYLFLNPVGQKFINIYDLTKKCDPEAKGLCYKAMNYPETWLQQDHVKQALGVDTKIQFQTCNGFVNQLFQRKGDEIYPYVDDYHKLLDDYKLPVLVYAGDHDYICNWLGNYYWTNALQWSGKESFNKAPYTYWRVGGKPVGEIKNYDKFTFLRVYDAGHMVPHDQPEVSLQLLNRWISGKYDLHE from the coding sequence ATGAAGCTCCCTTCGTTCGCTCTGGTTGCGTTGCTCGTGTCGACCGTGGCCACCGAATCAAACTacaccaccttctccaactcgaCATCCGCCCCGGGGTTCAGCATCCGCAGCAAGGCCCAGGACCCCTCTGCTCTAGGAGTAGACACCGTCAAACAATACACGGGATACCTGGACGCGGACGACGGCTCAAAACACTTCTTCTACTGGTTCTTTGAGTCGCGAGGAGACCCCCAAAACGACCCTGTCGTGCTCTGGCTGTCGGGAGGACCCGGTTGCTCTTCTCTCGGAGGCCTCTTCTACGAAAACGGCCCTTCCTCCATCGACGAGAACCTCAAGGTCGTGCGAAACCCTCACTCGTGGAACAACAACGCCAACGTCATATACCTGGACCAACCTGTGGGAACGGGCTTTTCGTACTCGGACAAGGGACCTGTCGATACCTCCAAAAAGGCCGCCGAGGACCTCTACTCGTTTCTgactctcttcttccaaaACTTCCCGGAATACAACAAGGGCCAAAAGTTCCACATTGCCTCCGAGTCTTATGGAGGTCACTACGCACCAATCTCTGCCCTGGAAATTCTCTCGCACGCAGACAAACCCTTCAGACTGGACTCCATTCTCGTCGGCAACGGAATCTGGGACCCTCTGCACCAGGCAGCTGGGTTCCAGCCCATGGCCTGTGGTAAAGGAGGTGTTCCCCCTGTACTCAACTCCACCGAATGTCAGCAGATGGACACAAACTATCACGAGATGATCGACGAGATCCAGACGTGCTACGACTCCAAGTCCGTCTCCGACTGCACCGATGCCCAGGGCGACTTCAACTACCTTTTCCTCAATCCGGTTGGCCAAAAGTTCATCAACATCTACGACCTGACCAAGAAATGCGACCCCGAAGCCAAGGGACTGTGCTACAAGGCCATGAACTACCCCGAGACCTGGCTGCAGCAGGACCACGTCAAGCAGGCTCTGGGCGTCGACACCAAGATCCAGTTCCAGACTTGTAACGGCTTTGTCAACCAGCTCTTCCAGCGAAAGGGAGATGAAATCTACCCGTACGTTGACGACTACCACAAGCTGTTGGACGACTACAAATTGCCGGTGCTAGTGTACGCTGGAGATCACGACTACATCTGTAACTGGCTCGGAAACTACTACTGGACTAATGCTCTACAATGGAGCGGAAAAGAGAGCTTCAACAAGGCTCCATACACTTACTGGAGAGTTGGAGGCAAGCCTGTGGGCGAAATCAAGAACTACGACAAGTTCACCTTCCTTCGGGTCTACGACGCAGGTCATATGGTTCCCCATGACCAGCCTGAAGTGTCTCTACAGCTTCTCAACAGATGGATATCTGGAAAGTACGATCTCCACGAGTAA
- a CDS encoding uncharacterized protein (Compare to YALI0D09064g, weakly similar to uniprot|Q9P8F7 Yarrowia lipolytica Triacylglycerol lipase precursor) — protein sequence MKASSMCSNQINQLAGFILDLHLSIFVLLMLQYSSETFLNRVVEGWSGAKGPENPTCKVIKRSTRSRRNSPESWTVSFSFFFASSFCSFSCFAMLLSSLVLSALSLVSVTAQNVVQATQDTWDLINYAEHLSSLAICGEPYGVIYKPFQCAGRCSDFPDMELITQFTPQDPLDFSVSGFLAVDHKRKVFWHVFRGTATLNNGLTDLRIKRQPLTSWNTAKMDCPDCQVHVGFLQAYNLAYSEAKGAMDDTFAKYPDYQVIVTGHSLGGAATFLHGINLKTSGYDPLVITSGQPLTGNKALADYNDKLFFGDNPDFTHQGPDRRFYRVTHKEDIVPRIPFWTPYHQSGGEVYIDFPGINPPVNTLKVCDGQQNPLCSFSTSLASTATQGIVEAAHLIYFTFFFLCSTLLYPPLNSDLPVGVWGKPLNGTI from the coding sequence ATGAAAGCTTCTAGCATGTGTTCAAATCAAATAAATCAACTTGCCGGGTTTATTCTCGACCTCCACCTGAGTATATTTGTACTTCTAATGTTACAGTATAGTAGTGAGACTTTTTTGAACAGGGTCGTGGAGGGGTGGAGTGGAGCGAAAGGGCCTGAGAACCCCACGTGTAAAGTCATAAAACGGAGTACAAGAAGTCGAAGAAATTCCCCAGAGTCCTGGACCGTCAgcttcagcttcttcttcgccAGCTCTTTCTGCTCTTTCTCCTGCTTCGCCATGCTTCTCTCCTCTCTTGTCCTTtcagctctctctctggTGTCTGTGACAGCTCAGAACGTTGTCCAGGCCACTCAGGACACCTGGGACCTGATCAACTACGCCGAGCATCTTTCAAGCCTTGCAATCTGCGGTGAGCCGTATGGTGTTATCTACAAACCGTTCCAGTGTGCCGGTAGATGCTCCGACTTCCCCGACATGGAGCTCATCACCCAATTCACCCCCCAGGATCCGTTGGATTTTTCAGTATCGGGTTTTCTGGCAGTAGACCACAAGCGAAAGGTCTTCTGGCATGTGTTCCGGGGCACGGCTACGCTCAACAACGGCCTCACTGACCTAAGAATTAAGCGACAGCCCCTAACATCCTGGAACACGGCTAAGATGGACTGTCCTGATTGCCAAGTGCACGTTGGCTTTCTACAGGCCTACAATCTGGCCTATAGTGAGGCAAAGGGCGCTATGGACGACACGTTCGCCAAGTATCCTGACTATCAGGTCATTGTCACTGGCCACTCTCTCGGGGGAGCAGCTACTTTCCTGCACGGAatcaacctcaagaccTCTGGATACGACCCTCTGGTTATCACGTCTGGTCAGCCACTCACCGGTAACAAGGCTCTGGCTGATTACAACGACAAGCTCTTCTTTGGAGACAACCCCGATTTTACTCACCAGGGTCCTGACCGACGATTCTACCGAGTCACCCACAAGGAAGACATTGTGCCTCGAATCCCCTTCTGGACCCCCTATCACCAGAGCGGAGGCGAGGTGTACATTGACTTCCCCGGAATCAACCCTCCTGTCAACACCCTCAAGGTCTGTGACGGCCAGCAGAATCCTCTGtgttccttctccacctcaCTCGCCTCCACTGCCACCCAGGGTATCGTCGAGGCCGCCCATCTCATTTACTTTaccttctttttcctctGTAGTACCCTTCTCTACCCTCCTCTCAACTCCGATCTTCCTGTCGGAGTTTGGGGTAAGCCTTTGAACGGCACCATTTGA